One segment of Platichthys flesus chromosome 15, fPlaFle2.1, whole genome shotgun sequence DNA contains the following:
- the LOC133969457 gene encoding ATP-sensitive inward rectifier potassium channel 1-like isoform X2, with translation MLRLLHGHQSGKSRLVTKDGRCNIEFGNIKYSNHFAYLVDFWTTSVEIRWRFVFLLFVASFTGSWFIFSLLWYWIAESNGDLTEQNSTDGHMRCIDNVNGLTTAFLYSLETQTTIGYGGRTLTGHCASAVALLVAQSLIGLFINCFMCGVVMAKISSPKKRAKTVTFSKTAVICLKKESLCLLIRVANLRKTLLIGSQIYGKLLRTTTTPDGETIILDQVDIDFMVDAGKDNLFFVCPLTLYHMINASSPFYELSADTLPLQEFELVVFLDGTAESTSSSCQVRTSYIPQEIQWGYSFLPIISRTKTGKYHVDFSNFSKSVRVTTPHCVHCFDSDVDQKNHNSHSQQKGGIDNLGFQVIDLNDFVDITKM, from the coding sequence ATGTTGCGGCTGCTCCATGGACACCAAAGTGGAAAATCCCGCCTGGTCACTAAGGATGGGCGCTGCAACATTGAGTTCGGCAACATCAAGTACAGCAACCACTTTGCGTACCTGGTGGACTTCTGGACCACCTCTGTGGAGATCCGCTGGCGCTTCGTCTTCCTCCTGTTCGTGGCCTCCTTCACGGGGAGCTGGTTCATCTTCAGCCTGCTGTGGTACTGGATCGCAGAGAGCAACGGGGACCTGACCGAACAGAACAGCACAGATGGGCACATGCGGTGCATAGACAATGTTAACGGGCTCACCACGGCTTTCCTCTACTCCCTGGAGACCCAAACCACCATAGGGTACGGGGGCAGGACGCTGACGGGTCACTGTGCCAGCGCGGTGGCTCTGCTTGTCGCCCAGTCTCTAATCGGACTCTTCATCAACTGCTTCATGTGCGGCGTCGTCATGGCCAAGATCTCGTCGCCCAAAAAACGGGCAAAGACGGTGACCTTCAGCAAAACAGCCGTCATCTGCctgaagaaagaaagtctgtgCCTCCTGATCCGCGTGGCCAACCTGCGGAAGACCTTGTTAATCGGCAGCCAAATATACGGCAAGCTGCTGAGGACCACGACCACGCCGGACGGAGAGACCATCATTCTGGACCAGGTGGACATCGACTTCATGGTCGACGCTGGCAAGGACAACTTGTTTTTCGTTTGCCCTCTGACCCTATACCACATGATCAACGCGTCGAGTCCCTTCTACGAGCTCTCAGCCGACACCCTCCCCCTGCAGGAGTTCGAGCTGGTGGTGTTCCTGGATGGCACGGCCGagtccaccagctcctcctgccaAGTCCGGACCTCCTACATCCCGCAGGAGATCCAATGGGGCTACAGCTTCCTGCCCATCATCTCCCGCACCAAGACCGGAAAGTACCACGTGGATTTCTCAAACTTTTCCAAGAGTGTCCGGGTGACCACGCCGCACTGCGTCCACTGCTTCGACAGCGATGTGGACCAGAAGAACCACAACAGCCACAGCCAGCAGAAGGGCGGCATCGACAACCTGGGCTTTCAGGTGATCGACCTCAACGACTTTGTGGACATCACGAAAATGTGA
- the LOC133969457 gene encoding ATP-sensitive inward rectifier potassium channel 1-like isoform X1, which yields MFILFYLYSQKPKHYRSKESYFVRFSKMLRLLHGHQSGKSRLVTKDGRCNIEFGNIKYSNHFAYLVDFWTTSVEIRWRFVFLLFVASFTGSWFIFSLLWYWIAESNGDLTEQNSTDGHMRCIDNVNGLTTAFLYSLETQTTIGYGGRTLTGHCASAVALLVAQSLIGLFINCFMCGVVMAKISSPKKRAKTVTFSKTAVICLKKESLCLLIRVANLRKTLLIGSQIYGKLLRTTTTPDGETIILDQVDIDFMVDAGKDNLFFVCPLTLYHMINASSPFYELSADTLPLQEFELVVFLDGTAESTSSSCQVRTSYIPQEIQWGYSFLPIISRTKTGKYHVDFSNFSKSVRVTTPHCVHCFDSDVDQKNHNSHSQQKGGIDNLGFQVIDLNDFVDITKM from the exons atgtttattctgttttatttgtattcccAGAAACCGAAACATTACAGAAGCAAGGAGTCGTATTTTGTGAGATT CTCCAAGATGTTGCGGCTGCTCCATGGACACCAAAGTGGAAAATCCCGCCTGGTCACTAAGGATGGGCGCTGCAACATTGAGTTCGGCAACATCAAGTACAGCAACCACTTTGCGTACCTGGTGGACTTCTGGACCACCTCTGTGGAGATCCGCTGGCGCTTCGTCTTCCTCCTGTTCGTGGCCTCCTTCACGGGGAGCTGGTTCATCTTCAGCCTGCTGTGGTACTGGATCGCAGAGAGCAACGGGGACCTGACCGAACAGAACAGCACAGATGGGCACATGCGGTGCATAGACAATGTTAACGGGCTCACCACGGCTTTCCTCTACTCCCTGGAGACCCAAACCACCATAGGGTACGGGGGCAGGACGCTGACGGGTCACTGTGCCAGCGCGGTGGCTCTGCTTGTCGCCCAGTCTCTAATCGGACTCTTCATCAACTGCTTCATGTGCGGCGTCGTCATGGCCAAGATCTCGTCGCCCAAAAAACGGGCAAAGACGGTGACCTTCAGCAAAACAGCCGTCATCTGCctgaagaaagaaagtctgtgCCTCCTGATCCGCGTGGCCAACCTGCGGAAGACCTTGTTAATCGGCAGCCAAATATACGGCAAGCTGCTGAGGACCACGACCACGCCGGACGGAGAGACCATCATTCTGGACCAGGTGGACATCGACTTCATGGTCGACGCTGGCAAGGACAACTTGTTTTTCGTTTGCCCTCTGACCCTATACCACATGATCAACGCGTCGAGTCCCTTCTACGAGCTCTCAGCCGACACCCTCCCCCTGCAGGAGTTCGAGCTGGTGGTGTTCCTGGATGGCACGGCCGagtccaccagctcctcctgccaAGTCCGGACCTCCTACATCCCGCAGGAGATCCAATGGGGCTACAGCTTCCTGCCCATCATCTCCCGCACCAAGACCGGAAAGTACCACGTGGATTTCTCAAACTTTTCCAAGAGTGTCCGGGTGACCACGCCGCACTGCGTCCACTGCTTCGACAGCGATGTGGACCAGAAGAACCACAACAGCCACAGCCAGCAGAAGGGCGGCATCGACAACCTGGGCTTTCAGGTGATCGACCTCAACGACTTTGTGGACATCACGAAAATGTGA
- the foxred1 gene encoding FAD-dependent oxidoreductase domain-containing protein 1 → MLACRRLHANVRTARGLLSSGSVTGQHPGQRGRTVPRHSLHTGASLRNDFYKDLEAQLAAVRKKAAEALPGSGWSPFELNPNLPPERADIVIVGGGVVGWSIAYWLKQKERVQGEVKVVVVEKDPTYSQASTVLSAGGIRQQFSLPENILLSLASADFMRNVNEHLGVMNEDPVDLQFNHSGYLFLASEKVAHIMEKNYNTQRYAGAKVSLLSPTQLKEKFPWINSDGVALASYGLENEGWFDPWTLLNAFKKKAISMGVIQCCGEVTDFKYTVNVATNPEGENVALKRIKSVKVQMPNSLEYQPVECAIVVNAAGAFSSKLAQMMGIGSGPKGTMAGTPLPVEPRKRFVYVFHCPDGPGLDTPFLVDYSGVYFRREGLGGNYIAGASPDEAEEPDINNLDVDHSFFEEKIWPPLAHRVPAFEKLKVTSAWAGFYDYNTFDQNGIIGIHPLVNNMYFATGFSGHGLQHSPAVGRAVAELILDGGFKTLDLSGFNFKRILNQEPMLERNIV, encoded by the exons ATGCTAGCGTGTCGCAGGCTACATGCTAACGTGCGGACCGCTCGTGGACTCCTCTCCTCCGGTTCGGTGACAGGACAGCACCCGGGGCAGAGGGGGAGAACAGTGCCACGTCACAGCCTGCACACCGGAGCATCTCTGCGGAATGACTTCTACAAAG ACCTGGAGGCTCAGCTGGCGGCCGTGAGGAAGAAGGCGGCGGAGGCTCTTCCAGGCAGCGGCTGGAGCCCCTTCGAGCTCAACCCCAACCTCCCCCCGGAGAGGGCCGACATCGTGATCGTCGGCGGCGGCGTGGTGGGCTGGTCCATCGCCTACTGGCTGAAGCAGAAGGAGAGGGTGCAGGGAGAGGtcaaggtggtggtggtggagaaggACCCAACG TACTCCCAGGCCTCCacagtgctctctgctggggggATCCGACAGCAGTTCTCGCTGCCGGAGAACATCCTCCTGTCCCTGGCCTCTGCAGACTTCATGAGGAACGTCAAT GAGCACCTGGGCGTGATGAACGAGGACCCCGTGGACCTGCAGTTCAATCACTCAGGGTACCTCTTCCTGGCCAGTGAGAAGGTGGCTCACATCATGGAGAAGAACTACAACACCCAGAG GTATGCCGGAGCCAAAGTTTCacttctctctcccacacaacTTAAGGAGAAGTTTCCATGGATAAACTCAGACGGGGTGGCACTTGCTTCATATG GGCTGGAGAACGAGGGCTGGTTCGACCCCTGGACTCTGCTGAACGCCTTCAAGAAGAAGGCCATCTCCATGGGAGTCATCCAGTGCTGTGGAGAAGTGACAG ACTTTAAATATACCGTAAATGTGGCGACGAATCCTGAGGGTGAAAACGTGGCTCTGAAGAGaatcaaatctgtgaaa GTGCAGATGCCGAACAGCCTGGAGTACCAGCCGGTGGAATGTGCCATTGTGGTGAATGCGGCGGGAGCCTTTTCTTCTAAACTGGCACAGATGATGGGAATTGGCTCCGGCCCTAAAGGCACCATGGCTGGAACTCCTCTGCCAGTCGAGCCGCGCAAAAG GTTCGTGTATGTGTTCCACTGCCCTGACGGCCCAGGTCTGGACACCCCCTTCCTGGTGGATTACTCTGGAGTGTACTTCAGGAGAGAGGGACTCGGAGGGAACTACATCGCCGGTGCTTCACCAGATGAG GCGGAGGAGCCGGATATCAATAATCTAGACGTGGATCACAGTTTCTTTGAGGAAAAGATTTGGCCGCCATTGGCTCATCGGGTTCCTGCTTTTGAGAAGCTCAAG GTGACCAGCGCGTGGGCCGGCTTCTACGACTACAACACCTTCGACCAGAACGGCATCATCGGGATCCACCCTCTGGTCAACAACATGTACTTCGCCACGGGCTTCAGCGGCCACGGCCTGCAGCACTCGCCCGCCGTGGGTCGGGCCGTGGCCGAGCTGATCCTGGACGGAGGTTTTAAAACGCTGGACCTGAGTGGATTCAACTTCAAACGGATCCTGAACCAGGAGCCGATGCTGGAGAGGAACATCGTGTAG